Proteins found in one Muntiacus reevesi chromosome 2, mMunRee1.1, whole genome shotgun sequence genomic segment:
- the LOC136161061 gene encoding F-box/LRR-repeat protein 2-like isoform X3, translating into MAESLPLEMVTYILSFLPLSDQKEASLVSRAWYCAAQNALREASVQYNIPVSSASLPVIKSLGLRGVTCISLTNLDGSPASLQVLRSVTHHLGPHLQSLCLGGGSPTEASFVALILGCPALRILDLSGCNSLFTSGMLLAQPEMAQQVQQALSGLRELNLASLRDLADLSFNRLSSCAPCLERLSLAYCHLTFQLGPAWGSTDPQDSSPSQLSFRNLLQFLKERAGRLHTLDLSGTGLPPEALRALGQVAGLQLQELSLHSCRDLSTEAVAALCHQQPGLTSLDLSGCSELADGAVLAVSRGLRHLRHLRLRKLQRLTDAGCSALGGLRELQCLDMAECCLVRGRELAQSLGSVCGPPPPLASLSLAYCSSLKDASVLSLIPALSPRLRVLDLSSCVALTNQTLQAICTYLTHLSVLRLAWCRELGDWGLLGLGEPIKAPLQEPQVLRFPQLRQLSLSLLPALTDKALVAVAKGCPSLERLALSHCSLLSDHGWAQAASFWPRLQHLNLSSCSQLTEQTLDSIGQACRQLRMVDVAMCPGISIASVRRFQARLPEVTCIQSRFVGGADLTLTL; encoded by the exons ATGGCGGAATCGCTGCCGCTGGAG ATGGTCACATATATTCTGAGCTTCCTGCCTCTGTCAGATCAGAAAGAGGCCTCCCTCGTGAGCCGGGCTTGGTACTGTGCAGCCCAGAATGCCCTTCGGGAG GCCAGCGTGCAGTACAACATCCCCGTGTCATCTGCCTCCCTTCCGGTCATCAAGAGCCTGGGTCTCAGGGGCGTCACCTGCATCAGCCTGACCAACCTGGATGGCTCGCCGGCTTCACTCCAGGTGCTGCGGTCTGTTACCCACCACCTGGGCCCACACCTGCAGAGTTTGTGCCTTGGTGGGGGCAGCCCCACAGAGGCCTCCTTCGTGGCTCTGATCCTGGGGTGCCCGGCCCTGCGTATCCTAGACCTCAGTGGCTGCAACAGCCTCTTCACGTCGGGCATGCTGCTGGCTCAGCCCGAGATGGCGCAGCAGGTCCAGCAGGCGCTGAGTGGCCTCCGTGAGCTCAACCTGGCTAGCCTTCGGGACCTGGCCGACCTCAGCTTCAACCGGCTCAGCAGTTGTGCCCCCTGCCTGGAGCGCCTCTCCTTGGCCTATTGCCACCTCACCTTCCAGCTAGGCCCAGCCTGGGGCTCCACTGACCCCCAGGACTCCTCCCCCTCCCAACTCTCCTTCCGCAACCTGCTGCAATTCCTGAAGGAGCGGGCTGGCAGACTGCACACCCTGGACCTGAGTGGCACTGGCCTGCCGCCCGAGGCCCTGCGGGCACTGGGCCAGGTGGCCGGGCTGCAGCTGCAGGAACTGAGCCTGCATAGCTGCCGGGACCTCTCCACAGAGGCCGTGGCCGCCCTTTGCCACCAGCAACCAGGCCTTACCTCCCTGGACCTCAGTGGCTGCTCAGAACTGGCTGATGGAGCAGTCCTGGCCGTGAGCCGGGGCCTGCGGCACCTGCGGCACCTGCGCCTGAGGAAGCTGCAGCGGCTGACAGACGCGGGATGCTCAGCCCTGGGGGGCCTGCGGGAGCTGCAGTGCCTTGACATGGCCGAGTGCTGCCTGGTGAGAGGGCGGGAGCTGGCCCAGTCCCTGGGCTCGGTGTGCGGACCTCCACCCCCACTGGCCTCCCTCAGCCTGGCCTACTGCTCCTCACTCAAG GACGCCTCGGTGCTCTCCCTGATCCCAGCGCTGAGCCCACGCCTCAGGGTGCTAGACTTGTCCTCCTGTGTGGCCCTCACCAACCAGACCCTGCAGGCCATCTGCACCTACCTCACCCACCTCTCAGTCCTACgcctggcctggtgcagggagcTTGGTGACTGGGGgctcctggggctgggggagcccatcaaggcaccttTGCAGGAGCCTCAG GTGCTCCGGTTCCCCCAGCTGAGGCAGCTGTCACTGAGCCTGCTGCCAGCACTCACGGACAAGGCCTTGGTGGCTGTGGCCAAGGGCTGCCCCAGCCTGGAGCGCTTGGCGCTGAGTCACTGCAGCCTCCTCAGCGACCACGGCTGGGCGCAGGCGGCCAGCTTCTGGCCGAGGCTGCAGCACCTCAACCTGTCCAGCTGCAGTCAGCTCACGGAGCA AACTCTGGATTCCATCGGGCAGGCGTGCAGGCAGCTGCGGATGGTAGATGTGGCCATGTGTCCCGGCATCAGCATAGCCTCCGTCAGGCGCTTCCAAGCCCGACTGCCTGAGGTGACCTGCATCCAGTCCCGCTTCGTGGGAGGGGCAGACCTGACCCTAACACTCTGA
- the LOC136161061 gene encoding F-box/LRR-repeat protein 2-like isoform X2, giving the protein MVTYILSFLPLSDQKEASLVSRAWYCAAQNALREASVQYNIPVSSASLPVIKSLGLRGVTCISLTNLDGSPASLQVLRSVTHHLGPHLQSLCLGGGSPTEASFVALILGCPALRILDLSGCNSLFTSGMLLAQPEMAQQVQQALSGLRELNLASLRDLADLSFNRLSSCAPCLERLSLAYCHLTFQLGPAWGSTDPQDSSPSQLSFRNLLQFLKERAGRLHTLDLSGTGLPPEALRALGQVAGLQLQELSLHSCRDLSTEAVAALCHQQPGLTSLDLSGCSELADGAVLAVSRGLRHLRHLRLRKLQRLTDAGCSALGGLRELQCLDMAECCLVRGRELAQSLGSVCGPPPPLASLSLAYCSSLKDASVLSLIPALSPRLRVLDLSSCVALTNQTLQAICTYLTHLSVLRLAWCRELGDWGLLGLGEPIKAPLQEPQPHEELEHWASSPKDLSPQPQGPSLLMLQALRELDLTACSKLTDASLTKVLRFPQLRQLSLSLLPALTDKALVAVAKGCPSLERLALSHCSLLSDHGWAQAASFWPRLQHLNLSSCSQLTEQTLDSIGQACRQLRMVDVAMCPGISIASVRRFQARLPEVTCIQSRFVGGADLTLTL; this is encoded by the exons ATGGTCACATATATTCTGAGCTTCCTGCCTCTGTCAGATCAGAAAGAGGCCTCCCTCGTGAGCCGGGCTTGGTACTGTGCAGCCCAGAATGCCCTTCGGGAG GCCAGCGTGCAGTACAACATCCCCGTGTCATCTGCCTCCCTTCCGGTCATCAAGAGCCTGGGTCTCAGGGGCGTCACCTGCATCAGCCTGACCAACCTGGATGGCTCGCCGGCTTCACTCCAGGTGCTGCGGTCTGTTACCCACCACCTGGGCCCACACCTGCAGAGTTTGTGCCTTGGTGGGGGCAGCCCCACAGAGGCCTCCTTCGTGGCTCTGATCCTGGGGTGCCCGGCCCTGCGTATCCTAGACCTCAGTGGCTGCAACAGCCTCTTCACGTCGGGCATGCTGCTGGCTCAGCCCGAGATGGCGCAGCAGGTCCAGCAGGCGCTGAGTGGCCTCCGTGAGCTCAACCTGGCTAGCCTTCGGGACCTGGCCGACCTCAGCTTCAACCGGCTCAGCAGTTGTGCCCCCTGCCTGGAGCGCCTCTCCTTGGCCTATTGCCACCTCACCTTCCAGCTAGGCCCAGCCTGGGGCTCCACTGACCCCCAGGACTCCTCCCCCTCCCAACTCTCCTTCCGCAACCTGCTGCAATTCCTGAAGGAGCGGGCTGGCAGACTGCACACCCTGGACCTGAGTGGCACTGGCCTGCCGCCCGAGGCCCTGCGGGCACTGGGCCAGGTGGCCGGGCTGCAGCTGCAGGAACTGAGCCTGCATAGCTGCCGGGACCTCTCCACAGAGGCCGTGGCCGCCCTTTGCCACCAGCAACCAGGCCTTACCTCCCTGGACCTCAGTGGCTGCTCAGAACTGGCTGATGGAGCAGTCCTGGCCGTGAGCCGGGGCCTGCGGCACCTGCGGCACCTGCGCCTGAGGAAGCTGCAGCGGCTGACAGACGCGGGATGCTCAGCCCTGGGGGGCCTGCGGGAGCTGCAGTGCCTTGACATGGCCGAGTGCTGCCTGGTGAGAGGGCGGGAGCTGGCCCAGTCCCTGGGCTCGGTGTGCGGACCTCCACCCCCACTGGCCTCCCTCAGCCTGGCCTACTGCTCCTCACTCAAG GACGCCTCGGTGCTCTCCCTGATCCCAGCGCTGAGCCCACGCCTCAGGGTGCTAGACTTGTCCTCCTGTGTGGCCCTCACCAACCAGACCCTGCAGGCCATCTGCACCTACCTCACCCACCTCTCAGTCCTACgcctggcctggtgcagggagcTTGGTGACTGGGGgctcctggggctgggggagcccatcaaggcaccttTGCAGGAGCCTCAG CCCCACGAAGAGCTGGAGCACTGGGCCTCCAGCCCCAAGGACCTCTCTCCCCAGCCACAGGGCCCCTCCCTGCTCATGCTGCAGGCCCTGCGGGAGCTGGACCTCACAGCCTGCAGCAAGCTGACTGATGCCAGTTTGACCAAG GTGCTCCGGTTCCCCCAGCTGAGGCAGCTGTCACTGAGCCTGCTGCCAGCACTCACGGACAAGGCCTTGGTGGCTGTGGCCAAGGGCTGCCCCAGCCTGGAGCGCTTGGCGCTGAGTCACTGCAGCCTCCTCAGCGACCACGGCTGGGCGCAGGCGGCCAGCTTCTGGCCGAGGCTGCAGCACCTCAACCTGTCCAGCTGCAGTCAGCTCACGGAGCA AACTCTGGATTCCATCGGGCAGGCGTGCAGGCAGCTGCGGATGGTAGATGTGGCCATGTGTCCCGGCATCAGCATAGCCTCCGTCAGGCGCTTCCAAGCCCGACTGCCTGAGGTGACCTGCATCCAGTCCCGCTTCGTGGGAGGGGCAGACCTGACCCTAACACTCTGA
- the LOC136161061 gene encoding F-box/LRR-repeat protein 2-like isoform X4 yields the protein MAESLPLEMVTYILSFLPLSDQKEASLVSRAWYCAAQNALREASVQYNIPVSSASLPVIKSLGLRGVTCISLTNLDGSPASLQVLRSVTHHLGPHLQSLCLGGGSPTEASFVALILGCPALRILDLSGCNSLFTSGMLLAQPEMAQQVQQALSGLRELNLASLRDLADLSFNRLSSCAPCLERLSLAYCHLTFQLGPAWGSTDPQDSSPSQLSFRNLLQFLKERAGRLHTLDLSGTGLPPEALRALGQVAGLQLQELSLHSCRDLSTEAVAALCHQQPGLTSLDLSGCSELADGAVLAVSRGLRHLRHLRLRKLQRLTDAGCSALGGLRELQCLDMAECCLVRGRELAQSLGSVCGPPPPLASLSLAYCSSLKDASVLSLIPALSPRLRVLDLSSCVALTNQTLQAICTYLTHLSVLRLAWCRELGDWGLLGLGEPIKAPLQEPQPHEELEHWASSPKDLSPQPQGPSLLMLQALRELDLTACSKLTDASLTKNSGFHRAGVQAAADGRCGHVSRHQHSLRQALPSPTA from the exons ATGGCGGAATCGCTGCCGCTGGAG ATGGTCACATATATTCTGAGCTTCCTGCCTCTGTCAGATCAGAAAGAGGCCTCCCTCGTGAGCCGGGCTTGGTACTGTGCAGCCCAGAATGCCCTTCGGGAG GCCAGCGTGCAGTACAACATCCCCGTGTCATCTGCCTCCCTTCCGGTCATCAAGAGCCTGGGTCTCAGGGGCGTCACCTGCATCAGCCTGACCAACCTGGATGGCTCGCCGGCTTCACTCCAGGTGCTGCGGTCTGTTACCCACCACCTGGGCCCACACCTGCAGAGTTTGTGCCTTGGTGGGGGCAGCCCCACAGAGGCCTCCTTCGTGGCTCTGATCCTGGGGTGCCCGGCCCTGCGTATCCTAGACCTCAGTGGCTGCAACAGCCTCTTCACGTCGGGCATGCTGCTGGCTCAGCCCGAGATGGCGCAGCAGGTCCAGCAGGCGCTGAGTGGCCTCCGTGAGCTCAACCTGGCTAGCCTTCGGGACCTGGCCGACCTCAGCTTCAACCGGCTCAGCAGTTGTGCCCCCTGCCTGGAGCGCCTCTCCTTGGCCTATTGCCACCTCACCTTCCAGCTAGGCCCAGCCTGGGGCTCCACTGACCCCCAGGACTCCTCCCCCTCCCAACTCTCCTTCCGCAACCTGCTGCAATTCCTGAAGGAGCGGGCTGGCAGACTGCACACCCTGGACCTGAGTGGCACTGGCCTGCCGCCCGAGGCCCTGCGGGCACTGGGCCAGGTGGCCGGGCTGCAGCTGCAGGAACTGAGCCTGCATAGCTGCCGGGACCTCTCCACAGAGGCCGTGGCCGCCCTTTGCCACCAGCAACCAGGCCTTACCTCCCTGGACCTCAGTGGCTGCTCAGAACTGGCTGATGGAGCAGTCCTGGCCGTGAGCCGGGGCCTGCGGCACCTGCGGCACCTGCGCCTGAGGAAGCTGCAGCGGCTGACAGACGCGGGATGCTCAGCCCTGGGGGGCCTGCGGGAGCTGCAGTGCCTTGACATGGCCGAGTGCTGCCTGGTGAGAGGGCGGGAGCTGGCCCAGTCCCTGGGCTCGGTGTGCGGACCTCCACCCCCACTGGCCTCCCTCAGCCTGGCCTACTGCTCCTCACTCAAG GACGCCTCGGTGCTCTCCCTGATCCCAGCGCTGAGCCCACGCCTCAGGGTGCTAGACTTGTCCTCCTGTGTGGCCCTCACCAACCAGACCCTGCAGGCCATCTGCACCTACCTCACCCACCTCTCAGTCCTACgcctggcctggtgcagggagcTTGGTGACTGGGGgctcctggggctgggggagcccatcaaggcaccttTGCAGGAGCCTCAG CCCCACGAAGAGCTGGAGCACTGGGCCTCCAGCCCCAAGGACCTCTCTCCCCAGCCACAGGGCCCCTCCCTGCTCATGCTGCAGGCCCTGCGGGAGCTGGACCTCACAGCCTGCAGCAAGCTGACTGATGCCAGTTTGACCAAG AACTCTGGATTCCATCGGGCAGGCGTGCAGGCAGCTGCGGATGGTAGATGTGGCCATGTGTCCCGGCATCAGCATAGCCTCCGTCAGGCGCTTCCAAGCCCGACTGCCTGA
- the LOC136161061 gene encoding F-box/LRR-repeat protein 2-like isoform X1 → MAESLPLEMVTYILSFLPLSDQKEASLVSRAWYCAAQNALREASVQYNIPVSSASLPVIKSLGLRGVTCISLTNLDGSPASLQVLRSVTHHLGPHLQSLCLGGGSPTEASFVALILGCPALRILDLSGCNSLFTSGMLLAQPEMAQQVQQALSGLRELNLASLRDLADLSFNRLSSCAPCLERLSLAYCHLTFQLGPAWGSTDPQDSSPSQLSFRNLLQFLKERAGRLHTLDLSGTGLPPEALRALGQVAGLQLQELSLHSCRDLSTEAVAALCHQQPGLTSLDLSGCSELADGAVLAVSRGLRHLRHLRLRKLQRLTDAGCSALGGLRELQCLDMAECCLVRGRELAQSLGSVCGPPPPLASLSLAYCSSLKDASVLSLIPALSPRLRVLDLSSCVALTNQTLQAICTYLTHLSVLRLAWCRELGDWGLLGLGEPIKAPLQEPQPHEELEHWASSPKDLSPQPQGPSLLMLQALRELDLTACSKLTDASLTKVLRFPQLRQLSLSLLPALTDKALVAVAKGCPSLERLALSHCSLLSDHGWAQAASFWPRLQHLNLSSCSQLTEQTLDSIGQACRQLRMVDVAMCPGISIASVRRFQARLPEVTCIQSRFVGGADLTLTL, encoded by the exons ATGGCGGAATCGCTGCCGCTGGAG ATGGTCACATATATTCTGAGCTTCCTGCCTCTGTCAGATCAGAAAGAGGCCTCCCTCGTGAGCCGGGCTTGGTACTGTGCAGCCCAGAATGCCCTTCGGGAG GCCAGCGTGCAGTACAACATCCCCGTGTCATCTGCCTCCCTTCCGGTCATCAAGAGCCTGGGTCTCAGGGGCGTCACCTGCATCAGCCTGACCAACCTGGATGGCTCGCCGGCTTCACTCCAGGTGCTGCGGTCTGTTACCCACCACCTGGGCCCACACCTGCAGAGTTTGTGCCTTGGTGGGGGCAGCCCCACAGAGGCCTCCTTCGTGGCTCTGATCCTGGGGTGCCCGGCCCTGCGTATCCTAGACCTCAGTGGCTGCAACAGCCTCTTCACGTCGGGCATGCTGCTGGCTCAGCCCGAGATGGCGCAGCAGGTCCAGCAGGCGCTGAGTGGCCTCCGTGAGCTCAACCTGGCTAGCCTTCGGGACCTGGCCGACCTCAGCTTCAACCGGCTCAGCAGTTGTGCCCCCTGCCTGGAGCGCCTCTCCTTGGCCTATTGCCACCTCACCTTCCAGCTAGGCCCAGCCTGGGGCTCCACTGACCCCCAGGACTCCTCCCCCTCCCAACTCTCCTTCCGCAACCTGCTGCAATTCCTGAAGGAGCGGGCTGGCAGACTGCACACCCTGGACCTGAGTGGCACTGGCCTGCCGCCCGAGGCCCTGCGGGCACTGGGCCAGGTGGCCGGGCTGCAGCTGCAGGAACTGAGCCTGCATAGCTGCCGGGACCTCTCCACAGAGGCCGTGGCCGCCCTTTGCCACCAGCAACCAGGCCTTACCTCCCTGGACCTCAGTGGCTGCTCAGAACTGGCTGATGGAGCAGTCCTGGCCGTGAGCCGGGGCCTGCGGCACCTGCGGCACCTGCGCCTGAGGAAGCTGCAGCGGCTGACAGACGCGGGATGCTCAGCCCTGGGGGGCCTGCGGGAGCTGCAGTGCCTTGACATGGCCGAGTGCTGCCTGGTGAGAGGGCGGGAGCTGGCCCAGTCCCTGGGCTCGGTGTGCGGACCTCCACCCCCACTGGCCTCCCTCAGCCTGGCCTACTGCTCCTCACTCAAG GACGCCTCGGTGCTCTCCCTGATCCCAGCGCTGAGCCCACGCCTCAGGGTGCTAGACTTGTCCTCCTGTGTGGCCCTCACCAACCAGACCCTGCAGGCCATCTGCACCTACCTCACCCACCTCTCAGTCCTACgcctggcctggtgcagggagcTTGGTGACTGGGGgctcctggggctgggggagcccatcaaggcaccttTGCAGGAGCCTCAG CCCCACGAAGAGCTGGAGCACTGGGCCTCCAGCCCCAAGGACCTCTCTCCCCAGCCACAGGGCCCCTCCCTGCTCATGCTGCAGGCCCTGCGGGAGCTGGACCTCACAGCCTGCAGCAAGCTGACTGATGCCAGTTTGACCAAG GTGCTCCGGTTCCCCCAGCTGAGGCAGCTGTCACTGAGCCTGCTGCCAGCACTCACGGACAAGGCCTTGGTGGCTGTGGCCAAGGGCTGCCCCAGCCTGGAGCGCTTGGCGCTGAGTCACTGCAGCCTCCTCAGCGACCACGGCTGGGCGCAGGCGGCCAGCTTCTGGCCGAGGCTGCAGCACCTCAACCTGTCCAGCTGCAGTCAGCTCACGGAGCA AACTCTGGATTCCATCGGGCAGGCGTGCAGGCAGCTGCGGATGGTAGATGTGGCCATGTGTCCCGGCATCAGCATAGCCTCCGTCAGGCGCTTCCAAGCCCGACTGCCTGAGGTGACCTGCATCCAGTCCCGCTTCGTGGGAGGGGCAGACCTGACCCTAACACTCTGA
- the TMEM208 gene encoding transmembrane protein 208, whose product MAPKGKVGTRGKKQIFEENKETLKFYLRIILGANAIYCLVTLVFFYSSASFWAWMALVFSLAVYGASYHSMSSMARAAFSEDGALVDGGMDLNMEQGMAEHLKDVILLTAIVQVLSCFSLYIWSFWLLAPGRALYLLWVNVLGPWFTADSGAPVPEHNEKRQRRQERRQMKRL is encoded by the exons ATGGCG CCCAAAGGAAAAGTGGGCACGAGAGGGAAGAAGCAGATATTTGAGGAGAACAAAGAGACCCTGAAGTTCTACCTGCGAATCATACTGGGGGCTAAT GCCATTTACTGTCTTGTGACCTTGGTCTTTTTCTACTCATCTGCCTCATTTTGGGCCTGG ATGGCCCTGGTCTTTAGTCTGGCAGTATACGGGGCCAGCTACCACTCTATGAGCTCGATGGCAAGGGCAGCCTTCTCTGAGGATGGGGCCCTGGTGGATGGTGGAATGGATCTCAAcatggagcagggcatggcaga gcACCTTAAAGATGTGATCCTACTGACAGCTATTGTGCAGGTGCTCAGCTGCTTCTCCCTCTACATCTGGTCCTTCTGGCTTCTG GCTCCAGGCAGAGCTCTTTACCTCCTGTGGGTCAATGTCCTGGGCCCCTGGTTCACAGCGGACAGTGGCGCCCCAGTGCCAGAGCACAATGAGAAACGGCAGCGCCGACAGGAGCGGCGGCAGATGAAGCGGTTATAG